A window from Candidatus Desulfofervidus auxilii encodes these proteins:
- a CDS encoding glycosyltransferase, which translates to MRILVISSFVSTIPEEIRYSFVFDEIERLARRGLKIFVIRSKKDERWFTYSNRIYFYNMKENKIFLLNAFKDSIVSARYYPHQFLMKNYFQLLRSYAYASFALKMTRNVKLNIVHAHFAYPEGFVGTLVKRALKNPLVITLHGYDILTEPDVGYGIRLRKSYDILVKEILNKSDAIIVASKAVYKETCGLVKDTGKVYLIPNAVDVKKFNPDVNLKIIRQRYGAEDKFIVFTVRHHEPVYGIVYLIMAAKLVVNYRKDILFIIGGDGSLKKYHEQLARKLDIKNNVIFTGRIPRVEL; encoded by the coding sequence ATGCGTATACTAGTGATTTCATCCTTTGTCAGTACAATTCCTGAGGAGATTAGATATTCTTTTGTTTTCGATGAGATCGAAAGACTTGCAAGAAGAGGTCTTAAAATCTTTGTTATTAGATCTAAGAAGGATGAGAGATGGTTTACATACTCTAATAGAATATATTTCTATAATATGAAAGAAAACAAAATATTTTTACTAAATGCCTTCAAGGATTCAATAGTTAGTGCACGATATTACCCACATCAATTTTTAATGAAAAATTATTTTCAATTGTTACGAAGTTATGCTTACGCATCATTTGCACTTAAAATGACACGTAATGTAAAATTGAATATCGTTCACGCCCATTTCGCGTATCCTGAGGGCTTCGTGGGCACTTTAGTAAAAAGGGCACTTAAGAACCCTTTAGTCATCACTCTGCATGGTTATGATATCCTTACAGAACCAGATGTAGGATATGGCATTAGACTTCGGAAAAGTTATGATATCTTGGTCAAGGAGATTCTTAATAAGAGTGATGCTATTATTGTTGCCAGTAAAGCTGTATATAAAGAAACTTGTGGATTAGTTAAGGATACTGGAAAAGTATATCTTATTCCTAATGCCGTGGACGTAAAAAAATTTAATCCTGATGTAAATTTAAAAATTATAAGGCAAAGATATGGTGCCGAGGATAAATTTATAGTTTTTACTGTAAGACATCATGAACCAGTATATGGGATCGTTTATTTGATAATGGCCGCTAAATTAGTGGTTAATTATAGAAAAGACATATTATTTATTATTGGTGGCGACGGGTCGTTGAAGAAATATCATGAACAACTCGCCAGGAAGTTAGATATAAAAAATAACGTTATATTTACAGGAAGAATACCACGTGTTGAACTG